The Deltaproteobacteria bacterium genome window below encodes:
- a CDS encoding GTPase domain-containing protein, translating into MALFNYATRELSAKIVYYGPGLSGKTTNIDMVHRLLRPEQKGRLISLPTETDRTLFFDFLPVDLGQIRGFKVRFHLYTVPGQVFYNATRRLVLQGVDGIVFVADSQAEMAQSNEESLKNLVENLVGYGRKIEDIPFVMQYNKRDLRNISSVAEMNARLNAMNVPVVEGIAKDGVGVSETLVAISRMVFSHLRKTLLLPGEAAEKEESGKITEAGIGKSFQPKEEPLEEISEVEEIQEVQAERETAVTTETAETRETVEHDEAVMPEPVESLPEEFVILPTAPPVVEEEAPAEEEASAAVPEEIEIEIPERAQEAAPSNEMAARISVEPEGGSLTFLNFETPFLSPEGHAVIPAAFMDDSGNIVRVRIRIAMEERK; encoded by the coding sequence ATGGCACTCTTCAATTACGCTACCAGGGAATTGAGCGCGAAGATCGTCTATTACGGGCCCGGCCTCTCCGGCAAGACCACCAATATCGACATGGTGCACCGCCTTCTCCGCCCCGAGCAGAAGGGAAGGCTCATCTCCCTGCCGACGGAAACCGACAGGACGCTGTTCTTCGATTTCCTCCCGGTGGACCTCGGGCAGATCCGGGGGTTCAAGGTGAGGTTTCACCTCTATACGGTTCCGGGTCAGGTGTTCTACAACGCGACGCGCCGCCTCGTCCTGCAGGGAGTGGACGGCATCGTCTTCGTGGCGGACTCCCAGGCCGAGATGGCGCAGAGCAACGAGGAGAGCCTGAAGAACCTGGTCGAAAACCTTGTCGGCTACGGCAGGAAGATCGAGGACATCCCCTTCGTAATGCAGTACAACAAGCGCGACCTCCGCAACATCTCTTCGGTGGCGGAGATGAACGCCAGGCTCAACGCCATGAACGTTCCGGTGGTCGAGGGCATCGCGAAGGACGGAGTGGGAGTGTCGGAGACGCTGGTGGCGATCTCGCGGATGGTCTTTTCCCACCTTCGGAAGACGCTGCTCCTTCCGGGCGAGGCGGCGGAGAAGGAAGAGTCCGGTAAGATTACCGAAGCAGGCATCGGGAAATCTTTCCAACCGAAGGAGGAACCCCTGGAGGAGATTTCCGAAGTGGAGGAGATCCAGGAGGTCCAGGCGGAAAGGGAGACGGCAGTAACGACGGAAACCGCCGAGACCCGGGAGACCGTGGAACACGATGAGGCGGTAATGCCGGAACCCGTGGAATCGTTACCGGAGGAATTCGTGATTCTGCCGACCGCGCCCCCGGTCGTCGAAGAGGAAGCCCCGGCCGAGGAGGAGGCTTCCGCAGCCGTCCCGGAAGAGATCGAGATCGAGATCCCCGAGCGGGCGCAGGAGGCGGCCCCTTCGAATGAGATGGCGGCCCGGATTTCCGTCGAGCCGGAAGGCGGTTCGCTGACATTCCTGAATTTCGAAACGCCGTTCCTTTCGCCGGAAGGACATGCCGTTATCCCCGCGGCGTTCATGGACGATTCCGGGAATAT